In Chlorocebus sabaeus isolate Y175 chromosome 5, mChlSab1.0.hap1, whole genome shotgun sequence, one genomic interval encodes:
- the CCL17 gene encoding LOW QUALITY PROTEIN: C-C motif chemokine 17 (The sequence of the model RefSeq protein was modified relative to this genomic sequence to represent the inferred CDS: substituted 1 base at 1 genomic stop codon), whose product MAPLKMLALVILLLGASLQHIHAARGTNVGRECCLKYFKGAIPLRKLKTWYQTSEDCSRDAIVFVTVQNKAICSDPNDKKVKKALKYLQSLXSDGGRGLSLNSLAAGAWVLLFRGPRGRHCLAGLRLEGQFPGPTVASFCPLVGLFGRKWAHILS is encoded by the exons ATGGCCCCACTGAAGATGCTGGCCCTGGTCATCCTCCTCCTGGGGGCTTCTCTGCAGCATATCCATGCAG CTCGAGGGACCAATGTGGGCCGGGAGTGCTGCCTGAAGTACTTCAAGGGAGCCATTCCCCTTAGAAAGCTGAAGACGTGGTACCAGACATCCGAGGACTGTTCCAGGGATGCTATTGT TTTTGTAACTGTCCAGAACAAGGCCATCTGTTCGGACCCCAACGACAAGAAAGTGAAGAAGGCACTTAAATATCTGCAAAGCCTCTAGAG CGATGGGGGCCGTGGCTTGTCTCTGAACAGTTTGGCGGCAGGGGCATGGGTCCTTCTCTTCCGAGGACCTCGTGGCCGGCATTGTTTGGCAGGGCTGCGGTTAGAAGGGCAATTTCCAGGCCCGACTGTTGCCTCCTTCTGCCCCCTTGTG GGTCTCTTTGGTCGCAAGTGGGCTCATATCCTGTCCTGA